One genomic window of Rhizomicrobium sp. includes the following:
- a CDS encoding DUF1150 family protein encodes MSNELKIDDDTPAFGGGRITYIKPTGDEEAHRLGLIPPGITLPPGVKLYVLHAVDGSVLGYTDAYDSAYGAAVQNELTPVSVH; translated from the coding sequence ATGAGCAATGAACTGAAGATCGACGACGACACGCCCGCCTTCGGCGGCGGCCGCATCACCTACATCAAGCCCACGGGCGACGAAGAGGCCCACAGGCTGGGCCTGATCCCGCCGGGGATCACCCTTCCGCCGGGCGTGAAGCTCTATGTGCTGCACGCCGTGGACGGCAGCGTGCTCGGCTATACCGACGCCTATGACAGCGCCTATGGCGCGGCGGTGCAGAACGAACTGACACCTGTCTCCGTGCATTAG
- a CDS encoding Hsp20 family protein encodes MNRNVYFNSPFLLGFEHLERLLERTAKSAGDGYPPYNIEQSAEDKLKITLAVAGFGRDELGVTVEGRQLVIRGKQVEATDKTFLHRGIAARQFQRAFVLAEGIEVSGAELENGLLTIELARPAADSVVRTIDIRTRAGKTNGKGEGDLS; translated from the coding sequence ATGAATAGGAATGTTTACTTCAATAGCCCGTTTCTCCTGGGTTTCGAGCATCTCGAACGCCTGCTCGAACGCACCGCCAAAAGCGCCGGAGACGGGTATCCGCCCTACAACATCGAGCAGTCGGCCGAGGACAAGCTCAAGATCACGCTCGCGGTCGCCGGCTTCGGCCGCGACGAACTGGGCGTCACCGTCGAGGGCCGCCAGCTGGTCATCCGCGGCAAGCAGGTTGAGGCCACCGACAAAACGTTCCTTCACCGCGGCATCGCGGCGCGACAATTCCAGCGCGCCTTCGTGCTCGCCGAAGGGATCGAAGTTTCCGGTGCGGAGTTGGAAAATGGGTTGCTCACGATCGAGCTTGCCCGTCCAGCCGCCGACAGCGTCGTACGGACGATCGACATCCGGACACGCGCCGGCAAAACAAATGGGAAGGGCGAAGGAGATTTATCATGA
- a CDS encoding type II toxin-antitoxin system HicA family toxin, with protein sequence MDAREVLKAFKADGGIEARSKGSHVQLKHPAKPGLVTLPMHGSKDIKPGTLASIERQAG encoded by the coding sequence ATGGATGCGCGAGAGGTCCTGAAGGCTTTCAAGGCCGATGGCGGGATCGAGGCGCGGTCCAAGGGCTCGCATGTGCAGCTCAAGCACCCGGCCAAGCCCGGCCTGGTCACGCTGCCGATGCACGGCTCGAAGGACATCAAGCCCGGCACGCTGGCCTCCATCGAGCGCCAGGCCGGTTGA
- a CDS encoding type II toxin-antitoxin system HicB family antitoxin — protein sequence MAIRHYRAIAYQSPGDGPGDGWDVVFPDFPGLVSQGDTAHDALENGREALALHVEGMLAEGLELPAPSRVNERDQDWVLPIVAQQNPPPLHALIGVEIPGESVRMNITMEKALVDRLDAAASREGASRSGFLAQAVREKLQRNRELT from the coding sequence ATGGCTATCCGTCACTATCGGGCAATCGCCTATCAGTCGCCGGGAGACGGGCCCGGCGACGGATGGGACGTTGTCTTTCCGGATTTTCCGGGGCTGGTCTCGCAAGGCGATACCGCCCATGACGCGCTCGAGAACGGACGCGAGGCACTGGCGCTTCACGTCGAAGGCATGCTCGCCGAAGGACTGGAATTGCCCGCGCCTTCGCGGGTGAACGAGCGCGACCAGGATTGGGTTCTTCCCATCGTGGCGCAGCAAAATCCGCCGCCCTTGCATGCCTTGATCGGCGTCGAAATCCCCGGCGAAAGCGTGCGGATGAACATCACCATGGAAAAGGCGCTGGTCGACCGCCTTGACGCGGCCGCCAGCCGCGAAGGTGCGAGCCGGTCCGGCTTCCTCGCCCAGGCCGTCCGCGAAAAGCTCCAACGCAATCGCGAACTCACTTAG
- the pabB gene encoding aminodeoxychorismate synthase component I — MARPTVILDDATPGAERLLRFGAPEAIVQARRPDEVAPALARIEAALAAGRHVAGWFGYELGYALEPHLAPLRWPDDGSPLLWFGVFDAPQAVSRADLAAAGRAYAGPLRHEWDEAAYERRFARVHGYIGAGDIYQANLSFRSRFAFAGDPLALYLRLRDRAQAAHGAYLDDGERRILSLSPELFFRISPQGRIAARPMKGTAPRGTDELSDARAKAALAASPKDRAENLMIVDLVRNDIGRLALIGSVAVEDLFAVETYPTLHTMVSTVTARLKPATRVEQIVRALFPCGSITGAPKIRAMQIIRELEQSPRGLYCGAIGHFAPDGSASFNVAIRTITIEGGAGHARHRRRRGAGFEGRRRICRMPAQGALFRQRPRAHRIDRDAALGQRLRSPGPAPRAHGGVGGVPLAPVRPRRRDGGAIGRGRAGARADARAPDAGRAGRFRLRRGAARAGTVALDLRAVAASRRQHRRAVAPQDDLAGVLRRGTGTPRGRRSAVLQRARRTHRGQPEHHLPAARRRAGHAAALKRPAGRRLAPRTDRAGALRRGGADAGRSGECGRSAAGAIPCAA, encoded by the coding sequence GTGGCGCGCCCGACCGTCATCCTGGACGACGCGACCCCCGGCGCCGAGCGGCTGCTGCGATTTGGGGCGCCGGAGGCGATCGTTCAAGCCCGCCGGCCCGACGAGGTCGCGCCGGCCCTGGCCCGCATCGAGGCCGCGCTGGCCGCCGGCCGCCATGTCGCGGGCTGGTTCGGCTATGAGCTGGGCTATGCGCTGGAGCCGCATTTGGCCCCGCTGCGCTGGCCGGACGATGGATCGCCGCTGCTCTGGTTCGGCGTGTTCGATGCGCCGCAAGCGGTTTCCCGCGCCGATCTCGCCGCCGCCGGCCGCGCCTATGCCGGCCCGCTGCGTCACGAATGGGACGAGGCCGCCTATGAACGCCGCTTCGCCCGGGTCCATGGCTATATCGGCGCCGGCGACATCTATCAGGCCAATCTCAGCTTCCGCTCGCGCTTCGCCTTCGCCGGCGATCCGCTGGCGCTTTACCTGCGGCTGCGCGACCGCGCCCAGGCGGCGCACGGCGCCTATCTCGACGATGGCGAACGCCGCATCCTCAGCCTCTCGCCCGAGCTGTTCTTTCGAATATCGCCGCAGGGCCGCATCGCGGCGCGGCCGATGAAGGGCACCGCGCCGCGCGGCACCGACGAACTCTCCGACGCCCGCGCCAAGGCCGCGCTCGCCGCCTCGCCGAAGGATCGCGCCGAGAACCTGATGATCGTCGATCTGGTGCGCAACGACATCGGCCGCCTGGCGCTGATCGGCAGCGTCGCGGTGGAAGACCTCTTCGCCGTCGAGACCTATCCCACCCTGCACACCATGGTCTCCACCGTCACCGCGCGGCTCAAGCCTGCGACACGCGTCGAGCAGATCGTGCGCGCGCTGTTTCCCTGCGGCTCGATCACCGGCGCGCCGAAGATCCGCGCGATGCAGATCATCCGCGAACTGGAGCAAAGCCCGCGCGGCCTGTATTGCGGCGCCATCGGCCATTTCGCGCCGGACGGCTCGGCCAGCTTCAACGTCGCGATCCGCACCATCACGATCGAGGGCGGGGCAGGGCACGCTCGGCATCGGCGGCGCCGTGGTGCAGGATTCGAAGGCCGACGCCGAATATGCCGAATGCCTGCTCAAGGCGCGCTATTTCGACAGCGTCCGCGAGCCCATCGGATTGATCGAGACGCTGCGCTGGGACAAAGGCTTCGTTCGCCCGGACCGGCACCTCGCGCGCATGGCGGCGTCGGCGGCGTTCCTCTCGCTCCCGTTCGACCGCGACGCCGCGACGGCGGCGCTATCGGGCGCGGTCGCGCGGGCGCGCGAGCCGATGCGCGTGCGCCTGACGCTGGACGAGCAGGGCGGTTTCGCTTGCGCCGCGGCGCCGCTCGGGCCGGCACCGTCGCGCTGGACCTTCGCGCTGTCGCCGCATCGCGTCGCCAGCACCGACGTGCTGTTGCGCCACAAGACGACCTGGCGGGCGTTCTACGACGAGGAACCGGCACGCCTCGCGGCCGACGAAGCGCTGTTCTGCAACGAGCGCGGCGAACTCACCGAGGGCAGCCGGAGCACCATCTTCCTGCGGCGCGGCGGCGCGCTGGTCACGCCGCCGCTCTCAAGCGGCCTGCTGGACGGCGTCTTGCGCCGCGAACTGATCGAGCAGGGGCGCTGCGCCGAGGCGGTGCTGACGCCGGACGATCTGGCGAATGCGGACGAAGTGCTGCTGGGGCAATTCCCTGCGCGGCCTGA
- a CDS encoding metalloregulator ArsR/SmtB family transcription factor, with the protein MLFRTLADPTRRAIFERLCREGEKTVGALTARAGVSQPAVSKHLGILKQAGLVRDRHEGRQTHYSAQLRALAPLIDWTSRMTGFWQGRFDKLEDLLKRMDQ; encoded by the coding sequence ATGCTCTTTCGAACGCTCGCCGACCCGACCCGGCGGGCGATCTTCGAGCGGCTGTGCCGCGAAGGCGAGAAGACCGTCGGGGCCCTGACGGCGCGCGCCGGGGTCTCGCAGCCGGCGGTCTCCAAGCATCTGGGCATCCTGAAGCAGGCCGGGCTGGTGCGCGACCGCCACGAAGGCCGCCAGACGCATTACAGCGCGCAGCTCCGCGCGCTGGCCCCGCTGATCGACTGGACGAGCCGCATGACCGGCTTCTGGCAAGGCCGGTTCGACAAACTCGAAGATCTTCTCAAGAGGATGGACCAATGA
- a CDS encoding SRPBCC domain-containing protein, with translation MSDPASETRSVTVEREFPFPPEKLWRALTQPHLVAEWLMQNDFEPVVGHRCNFRADWGIVDCEVLVVRAEQDTVLHLGGDGAR, from the coding sequence ATGAGCGACCCCGCGAGCGAAACGCGTTCCGTGACCGTCGAACGCGAATTCCCCTTTCCGCCGGAAAAGCTGTGGCGCGCGCTCACGCAGCCGCACCTGGTCGCGGAGTGGCTCATGCAGAACGACTTCGAGCCCGTCGTCGGCCACCGCTGCAATTTTCGCGCGGACTGGGGCATCGTCGATTGCGAGGTCCTGGTGGTTCGAGCCGAACAGGACACTGTCCTACACCTGGGCGGCGATGGGGCTCGATAG
- a CDS encoding SRPBCC domain-containing protein yields MGLDSVIVWTLTPTGTGTHLRMVQSGFRPDQNRAYQGATFGWQRFFANLEQVVARP; encoded by the coding sequence ATGGGGCTCGATAGCGTCATCGTCTGGACTCTGACGCCGACGGGCACGGGAACCCATCTGCGCATGGTGCAGTCGGGCTTCCGGCCGGATCAGAACCGCGCCTATCAGGGCGCCACGTTCGGCTGGCAGAGATTCTTCGCGAATCTGGAACAGGTCGTGGCGCGGCCGTGA
- a CDS encoding DUF1801 domain-containing protein: MTTGKKSASKGAGGEASRLIDAKIAQLGDWRGEMLARLRALVRQADPEIVEEWKWRGVPVWSHDGIVSTARPTRAS; this comes from the coding sequence GTGACGACCGGAAAGAAAAGCGCTTCGAAGGGCGCTGGCGGCGAAGCCTCGCGGCTGATCGACGCGAAGATCGCGCAACTGGGCGACTGGCGCGGCGAGATGCTCGCCCGCCTGCGCGCCCTGGTCAGGCAGGCCGATCCCGAAATCGTCGAGGAATGGAAATGGCGAGGGGTGCCGGTGTGGTCGCATGACGGGATCGTCAGCACGGCGAGACCTACAAGAGCGTCGTGA
- a CDS encoding DUF1801 domain-containing protein: protein MTFARGAALADPSGLFNASLEGKARRAIDFREGDKIDARALKDLVRAAVALNRSKSKKKAPAGAKKTGERA, encoded by the coding sequence ATGACCTTCGCCCGGGGCGCCGCGTTGGCGGATCCTTCGGGCCTCTTCAACGCCAGCCTCGAAGGCAAGGCGAGACGCGCGATCGATTTTCGCGAGGGCGACAAGATCGATGCGCGCGCCCTGAAGGACCTCGTCCGCGCCGCCGTCGCTCTCAATCGGAGCAAGTCGAAGAAGAAGGCGCCGGCCGGCGCGAAAAAAACCGGGGAACGCGCCTAG
- a CDS encoding GMC oxidoreductase, which yields MLGAGSGMIRLNYDTRAEWESALDWGDHHLGTTRMHADPAQGVVDANLKVHGIANLFVSGSGVFPTYSASNPTLNLVALTLRLAQHLRGVIV from the coding sequence TTGCTCGGCGCCGGCAGCGGCATGATCCGGCTCAACTACGACACGCGGGCGGAATGGGAAAGCGCGCTCGACTGGGGCGACCATCACCTGGGCACCACGCGGATGCACGCCGATCCGGCCCAGGGCGTGGTCGACGCCAATCTGAAAGTGCACGGCATCGCCAATCTGTTCGTATCGGGCAGCGGCGTGTTTCCGACCTATAGCGCGTCCAACCCGACGCTCAATCTCGTCGCCCTGACGCTGCGGCTGGCGCAGCACCTGCGCGGGGTGATCGTATGA
- a CDS encoding TonB-dependent receptor yields the protein MLQKSAVALGVAACFTFAAQAQAADASSGGTNGNEVETVVVIGAGETRSVSTLLPDNLDVLPPGASVQKALNVLPGVMAQSIDALGLNEQSLTLQVRGFSTTHLGYTLDGMPLGDGAYNNYNGLTISRALISDNLGRADLATGIAGLGIASTSNLGGAVTYVSSDPHQEFGIAASQSVGSEDGMRTFARVDTGEYEGFSAYFSGQYVQQDLFVHQAAYNQSTEEQFNGKVQYKFDRGTITAFGDYSRTNQADDPYISKDIIARDGWDLGGYAPDWNTYLKRAACSVASLKSNCVNPTPPENIADDFFTNGQILRNDAMFYVAGDYALTDSLNAHLQAYHHDDKGDGNNWIAGLSNQGTASTADDLPVQIRDTRYTINRNGVLGNLAWDASFDGIKNHVQAGFWLEENISSAARYIWTNVTGPFSLGHFLKGQPNTAQWAQKTNWNTRQFYVQDTASLLDDALTVDFGFKGTDAKSDALAIPGVAATAPPASSQFASGSLTAKDYFMPEAGVRWKFAPGQEVYASYSENMAMFQGGFKLGPQSVSQAVWDVQGKTLKPETSKSFDAGYRYVDDNVQLSLALYDVDFKNRLLQYNPCPTALQANPGCGNSFHNAGSVTSKGAELGVLWQALPWLSWYNSASLNETTYNSDLNFCTATCVLYATAGKQQVDTPKQMYASVLTLRRDGLWASLQGKFTGRRYYTYTNDQGFGAYATFDLGLGYDFGAIGMLSGATLALNVTNLTDVRYAANFDNSVFAPNDPAGTIIVAHSSAPRQVFATFGVSL from the coding sequence ATGTTGCAAAAGTCCGCTGTTGCGTTGGGAGTTGCCGCTTGTTTCACGTTTGCCGCGCAGGCACAGGCAGCGGATGCGTCGTCCGGGGGAACGAACGGCAACGAAGTCGAGACGGTCGTCGTCATCGGCGCCGGCGAGACCCGCTCGGTCTCCACCCTGCTGCCGGACAATCTCGATGTGCTGCCGCCCGGCGCCAGCGTGCAGAAGGCGCTGAACGTCCTGCCGGGCGTGATGGCGCAGTCGATCGACGCGCTGGGCCTCAACGAGCAGTCCCTGACCCTCCAGGTGCGCGGCTTCAGCACCACGCATCTCGGCTACACGCTCGACGGCATGCCGCTCGGCGACGGCGCCTACAACAACTATAACGGCCTCACCATCAGCCGCGCGCTGATCTCCGACAACCTTGGCCGCGCCGATCTGGCGACCGGCATCGCCGGCCTCGGCATCGCTTCGACCAGCAACCTCGGCGGCGCGGTGACCTATGTATCCAGCGACCCGCACCAGGAGTTTGGGATCGCGGCCAGCCAGAGCGTCGGCAGCGAAGACGGCATGCGCACCTTCGCGCGCGTCGATACCGGCGAGTATGAGGGTTTTTCAGCCTATTTTTCCGGACAGTACGTCCAACAGGACCTGTTCGTGCACCAGGCCGCCTACAACCAGTCCACCGAAGAGCAGTTCAACGGCAAGGTGCAATACAAGTTCGACCGCGGCACGATCACGGCCTTCGGGGACTATTCGCGCACCAACCAGGCCGACGATCCCTACATATCGAAAGACATAATCGCGCGCGACGGTTGGGATCTGGGCGGCTATGCGCCGGACTGGAACACTTATCTCAAGCGCGCCGCCTGTTCCGTGGCTTCGCTGAAAAGCAATTGCGTCAATCCGACGCCGCCGGAAAATATCGCGGATGATTTCTTCACGAACGGCCAGATCCTGCGCAACGATGCCATGTTCTACGTCGCCGGGGATTACGCCCTGACCGATTCCCTCAACGCGCACCTGCAAGCGTATCACCACGACGACAAGGGCGACGGCAACAACTGGATCGCCGGCTTGTCCAACCAGGGCACGGCGTCAACCGCCGACGATCTGCCGGTCCAGATACGCGACACGCGTTACACCATCAACCGCAACGGCGTGCTCGGAAACCTGGCTTGGGATGCCAGCTTCGACGGCATCAAGAACCACGTCCAGGCGGGCTTCTGGCTGGAGGAGAACATCAGCAGCGCCGCGCGCTACATCTGGACCAATGTCACGGGTCCCTTCAGCCTCGGGCATTTCCTGAAGGGCCAGCCGAATACCGCCCAATGGGCGCAGAAGACCAACTGGAACACGCGGCAGTTCTATGTCCAGGACACCGCTTCGCTGCTCGACGACGCGCTGACCGTCGATTTCGGTTTCAAGGGCACCGACGCAAAGTCGGACGCCCTGGCGATACCCGGTGTCGCCGCGACGGCGCCGCCGGCGTCCAGCCAGTTCGCGAGCGGCTCGCTGACGGCCAAGGACTATTTCATGCCGGAGGCGGGCGTGCGCTGGAAGTTCGCGCCCGGGCAGGAAGTGTATGCGAGCTACTCCGAGAACATGGCGATGTTCCAGGGCGGCTTCAAACTCGGTCCGCAGTCGGTTTCGCAAGCCGTCTGGGACGTGCAGGGCAAGACGCTGAAGCCCGAGACGTCGAAGAGCTTCGATGCCGGCTACCGCTATGTGGACGACAATGTGCAGCTTTCGCTGGCCCTGTACGACGTGGATTTCAAGAACCGCCTGCTGCAGTACAACCCCTGCCCGACAGCCCTGCAGGCAAACCCGGGCTGCGGCAACTCCTTTCACAATGCCGGCAGCGTCACCAGCAAGGGCGCGGAACTCGGCGTGCTGTGGCAGGCGCTGCCTTGGCTGAGCTGGTACAACTCGGCCTCGCTCAACGAGACCACCTATAATTCGGACCTCAACTTCTGCACCGCCACCTGCGTGCTCTATGCCACGGCCGGCAAGCAGCAGGTGGATACGCCAAAGCAGATGTATGCCAGCGTGCTGACCCTGAGGCGGGACGGTCTCTGGGCCTCGCTGCAGGGCAAGTTCACCGGCCGGCGCTACTACACCTACACCAACGACCAGGGCTTTGGCGCCTACGCCACGTTCGATCTCGGCCTCGGTTACGACTTCGGGGCCATCGGCATGCTGAGCGGCGCGACGCTGGCGCTGAACGTCACCAACCTGACCGACGTGCGCTATGCGGCGAACTTCGACAACAGCGTGTTCGCGCCGAACGATCCCGCGGGCACGATCATCGTGGCCCACTCGTCGGCGCCGCGGCAGGTCTTCGCCACGTTCGGCGTTTCGCTGTGA
- a CDS encoding esterase-like activity of phytase family protein: MRLRFSCVGVAAIFLMAAAPANAATLVGVGSMASDALDMQGETLGGMGSGMMLVPHSWHRVGKKYVAHLDLLPDRGWNTAGSVDYRARVQEFDISLLPDDSAPGHEGQLTLALKKSLLLTDNAGMPTTGFDPVDVRPAAGAIPDLPVAADGHVSLDDEAIAPDGQGGFWIGDEYGPYVYHYDAQGRMIGALRPPEAFIPRRNGKENFSANSPPAGTIIDTGNPETGRQNNQGFEGMSISPDGHTLFVVNQSALRQDLDAGNVAATRRNVRLLAYDITAAPRLIHEYALQLPLYEEDGKTKVAAQSELLAIDDHRFLLLCRDSGGGLASKRPASLYRKVELVDVQGATDIAGRYDDAAGSIAPNGILRDDITPAALADFVDLNDNSQLSRFGLHNGAPADAHDLYEKWESLALAPAERPGEYILLVGSDNDFITQHGRMAGKAYADGSGADVDTLIMAWRVRIPR, from the coding sequence ATGAGACTGCGGTTTTCTTGCGTGGGCGTGGCGGCCATTTTCCTCATGGCCGCCGCGCCGGCGAATGCCGCCACGCTTGTCGGGGTCGGGAGCATGGCTTCGGATGCCCTGGACATGCAGGGCGAGACGCTGGGCGGCATGGGCTCTGGCATGATGCTCGTGCCGCATAGCTGGCATCGCGTCGGGAAAAAATACGTGGCGCATCTCGATCTTTTGCCGGATCGCGGCTGGAACACCGCCGGCAGTGTCGATTACCGGGCGCGGGTGCAGGAATTCGATATCAGCCTGCTGCCCGACGACAGCGCGCCGGGTCACGAAGGCCAACTGACCCTTGCTCTCAAGAAGAGCCTTCTTCTGACGGACAACGCGGGAATGCCCACGACGGGTTTCGACCCCGTGGATGTGCGCCCCGCGGCCGGCGCGATTCCCGATCTGCCGGTCGCGGCCGATGGCCATGTCAGTCTGGATGACGAAGCCATTGCGCCGGACGGCCAGGGCGGCTTCTGGATCGGCGACGAGTATGGGCCCTATGTGTACCACTACGATGCACAAGGGCGCATGATCGGGGCCCTGCGGCCGCCCGAGGCCTTCATTCCACGGCGTAACGGCAAGGAGAATTTCTCCGCCAACAGCCCGCCGGCAGGCACCATCATCGACACCGGCAATCCCGAGACCGGCCGACAGAACAATCAAGGTTTCGAGGGCATGAGCATCAGCCCCGACGGCCATACCTTGTTTGTCGTCAATCAGAGCGCGCTGCGTCAGGACCTCGACGCCGGCAATGTCGCCGCCACGCGCCGCAATGTCCGCTTGCTCGCTTATGACATCACGGCCGCGCCCCGTTTGATCCATGAGTATGCGCTCCAGCTTCCGCTATACGAGGAGGACGGAAAGACCAAGGTTGCCGCGCAAAGCGAGCTTCTCGCGATCGACGATCATCGTTTTCTGCTTCTGTGCCGCGACAGCGGCGGAGGGCTTGCGTCGAAGCGCCCGGCCTCGCTTTACCGCAAGGTTGAGCTGGTGGATGTGCAGGGCGCCACCGACATCGCGGGCCGCTATGACGACGCTGCCGGCAGCATCGCGCCGAATGGCATTCTGCGCGACGACATCACGCCGGCGGCGTTGGCGGATTTTGTCGATCTGAACGACAACAGTCAGCTAAGCCGCTTTGGATTGCACAACGGGGCGCCGGCGGACGCTCATGATCTCTACGAAAAGTGGGAAAGCCTGGCATTGGCGCCGGCGGAGCGACCGGGCGAATATATTCTGCTTGTCGGCAGCGACAACGATTTCATCACCCAGCATGGCCGGATGGCCGGCAAGGCCTATGCCGACGGCAGCGGGGCCGACGTCGATACCTTGATCATGGCTTGGCGCGTGCGGATACCGCGGTAG
- a CDS encoding FYDLN acid domain-containing protein, producing MVKAELGLKRVCPQCAARFYDLQKRPIECPKCQFTFEPEAMYKQRRPRQPEAAAAQPVAAEAEDEEAENEDEESEEAEAEEVVEPIPDEAPIQIAATGEDEEEEEAAEETETEGAGMSVVDEDDIEDIVVEDDEDEEEDDNSLLEEDEDENDDVSGIIDADIEKDER from the coding sequence TTGGTCAAGGCAGAACTCGGTTTGAAACGCGTGTGCCCGCAATGCGCGGCGCGGTTCTACGACCTCCAGAAGCGTCCCATCGAATGCCCGAAGTGCCAGTTCACCTTCGAGCCCGAGGCGATGTACAAGCAGCGCCGTCCGCGCCAGCCCGAAGCGGCCGCCGCGCAGCCCGTCGCCGCCGAAGCCGAGGATGAAGAGGCGGAGAACGAGGACGAGGAGAGCGAAGAGGCCGAGGCCGAGGAAGTCGTCGAGCCGATCCCCGACGAGGCGCCGATCCAGATCGCCGCCACCGGCGAGGACGAGGAAGAAGAAGAGGCCGCCGAGGAGACCGAGACCGAAGGCGCCGGCATGTCGGTGGTCGACGAGGACGACATCGAGGACATCGTCGTCGAGGACGACGAGGACGAGGAGGAGGACGACAACAGCCTCCTCGAGGAGGACGAAGACGAGAACGACGATGTCAGCGGGATCATCGACGCGGATATCGAGAAGGACGAACGCTGA